A window from Streptomyces sp. NBC_00299 encodes these proteins:
- a CDS encoding branched-chain amino acid ABC transporter permease, with protein sequence MDKTTDTAKVSTAAATSLIPLPEVAARALTVAGSAVALVGTFLAWTWTKEFPGNLTVTGYPGGLQVLTLVGSLLTLLFALSGYGIRGLRWLTPGGKNSPVLLAALGVFGTTGYSIGAITQELGGLVNLEPGAWVAGIGALIAVIGALGLPVDQPYDAADPTPNLWGRIRHSLTAPDPGRAKDLPSWVEILIIAAGFGVGMYVFAYGIGTEYSELFIGFLIVTAFGFTAVTRAGLLKRLSALTAKHRNVAMTAAFVAAICFPFTQTNDQFALIGANILIFATVALGLNVVVGLAGLLDLGYVAFLGVGAYAAALVSGSPQSSIGVEFPFWAAVLTGAAASLIFGVVIGAPTLRLRGDYLAIVTLGFGEIFRITMNNLNGNSGPDVTNGSNGIPNIPDLEIFGFNLGLPHNVLGTELTRSGNYYLLMLACTAIVVLVFRRSAESRIGRAWVAIREDETAATAMGINGFRLKLLAFALGAALAGLAGTVQAHVSYSVTPEQYQFAGSVPPNSAFLLAAVILGGMGTISGPLIGAALLYLIPAKLQFMAEYQLLLFGIALMLLMRYRPEGLVADRRKQLEFHETGQLDVPEDKPLPEGATGVAKAGA encoded by the coding sequence ATGGACAAGACCACCGACACCGCCAAGGTGTCCACCGCTGCGGCCACCTCGCTCATACCGCTGCCGGAGGTCGCGGCACGCGCGCTCACCGTCGCCGGCTCCGCCGTCGCCCTCGTGGGCACCTTCCTCGCCTGGACCTGGACCAAGGAGTTCCCGGGCAACCTGACCGTCACCGGCTACCCGGGCGGCCTTCAGGTCCTCACCCTCGTCGGCTCCCTGCTCACCCTGCTGTTCGCCCTCTCCGGCTACGGCATCCGTGGCCTGCGCTGGCTCACCCCCGGCGGCAAGAACAGCCCCGTCCTGCTCGCCGCTCTCGGCGTGTTCGGCACCACGGGCTACTCGATCGGCGCGATCACCCAGGAGCTCGGCGGCCTGGTCAACCTGGAGCCGGGTGCCTGGGTCGCCGGCATCGGCGCCCTCATCGCCGTGATCGGCGCCCTCGGCCTCCCGGTCGACCAGCCCTACGACGCCGCGGACCCGACCCCGAACCTCTGGGGCCGTATCCGCCACTCGCTCACCGCACCAGATCCCGGCCGTGCCAAGGACCTGCCCTCCTGGGTGGAGATCCTGATCATCGCCGCGGGCTTCGGCGTCGGCATGTACGTCTTCGCGTACGGCATCGGCACCGAATACTCCGAGCTGTTCATCGGCTTCCTGATCGTCACGGCGTTCGGCTTCACCGCGGTGACCCGCGCGGGCCTGCTCAAGCGGCTCTCGGCGCTCACCGCCAAGCACCGCAACGTGGCCATGACGGCGGCCTTCGTCGCGGCGATCTGCTTCCCCTTCACCCAGACCAACGACCAGTTCGCCCTCATCGGCGCGAACATCCTGATCTTCGCCACGGTCGCGCTGGGCCTCAACGTCGTCGTCGGCCTCGCCGGCCTGCTCGACCTCGGTTACGTCGCGTTCCTCGGCGTCGGCGCCTACGCCGCCGCCCTGGTCTCCGGCTCCCCGCAGTCGAGCATCGGCGTCGAGTTCCCGTTCTGGGCCGCCGTTCTCACCGGCGCCGCCGCCTCGCTGATCTTCGGCGTGGTGATCGGTGCCCCGACCCTGCGGCTGCGCGGCGACTACCTCGCCATCGTGACGCTCGGCTTCGGTGAGATCTTCCGCATCACCATGAACAACCTGAACGGCAACAGCGGACCGGACGTCACCAACGGCTCCAACGGCATCCCCAACATCCCGGACCTGGAGATCTTCGGGTTCAACCTCGGGCTGCCGCACAACGTCCTGGGCACCGAACTCACCCGGTCCGGCAACTACTACCTGCTGATGCTGGCGTGCACGGCGATCGTCGTCCTGGTCTTCCGCCGCTCCGCGGAGTCCCGCATCGGCCGCGCGTGGGTCGCCATCCGCGAGGACGAGACCGCCGCCACCGCGATGGGCATCAACGGCTTCCGCCTCAAGCTCCTCGCGTTCGCGCTCGGCGCCGCCCTCGCCGGCCTCGCCGGCACCGTCCAGGCGCACGTGTCGTACAGCGTCACCCCCGAGCAGTACCAGTTCGCCGGCTCCGTGCCGCCGAACTCGGCCTTCCTGCTCGCCGCCGTCATCCTCGGCGGCATGGGCACCATCAGCGGCCCGCTGATCGGCGCCGCGCTGCTCTACCTGATCCCGGCCAAGCTGCAGTTCATGGCGGAGTACCAGCTGCTGCTCTTCGGCATCGCGCTGATGCTGCTGATGCGCTACCGCCCCGAGGGCCTGGTCGCCGACCGCAGGAAGCAGCTCGAATTCCACGAGACCGGACAGCTCGACGTACCGGAGGACAAGCCATTGCCCGAAGGCGCGACCGGCGTCGCGAAGGCAGGGGCGTGA
- a CDS encoding branched-chain amino acid ABC transporter substrate-binding protein gives MRQRSIIAITAALAAGSLTLTACGSRDDDGGSSNGDKTTVVIGVDAPLTGDLSALGLGIKNSADLAAKTANKKEFVKGVEFKIEALDDQAQPSVGQQNAQKFISNKDVLGVVGPLNSSVSQQMQKPLNDAGLTQVSPANTGTELTQGDGWKTGDSVRQFKTFFRTATTDEIQGAFAADYLYNQAKIKKVYLIDDQKTYGAGLAASFKTNFTKFGGKIVGTDHINPDDRDFNAVVAKIKKTGAEALYYGGEYPAAGPLSQQLKDSGQNIPLMGGDGIYSGEFPKLNKKAEGDLATSVGKPVEQLDSAKTFIKDYEAGGYEDAYEAYGGLTYDATWSIIEAVKLAVEGNDGKVPSDGRKAVLDAMAKVKFDGVTGTISFDEFGDTTNHTMTAYKVKSNAWAPVFSGEPKLG, from the coding sequence GTGCGTCAACGTTCGATCATCGCCATAACCGCCGCGCTTGCGGCGGGATCGCTGACTCTCACGGCTTGTGGGTCGCGTGACGACGACGGCGGCAGCAGCAACGGCGACAAGACCACTGTGGTGATCGGTGTCGACGCCCCGCTGACCGGCGACCTGTCGGCGCTCGGCCTCGGCATCAAGAACTCCGCCGACCTGGCCGCCAAGACGGCCAACAAGAAGGAATTCGTCAAGGGCGTCGAGTTCAAGATCGAGGCTCTCGACGACCAGGCGCAGCCGTCCGTCGGCCAGCAGAACGCCCAGAAGTTCATCAGCAACAAGGACGTCCTCGGCGTCGTCGGCCCGCTGAACTCCAGCGTCTCGCAGCAGATGCAGAAGCCGCTCAACGACGCCGGCCTGACCCAGGTCTCCCCCGCCAACACGGGTACCGAGCTGACCCAGGGCGACGGCTGGAAGACGGGCGACTCGGTCCGCCAGTTCAAGACGTTCTTCCGCACGGCCACCACGGACGAGATCCAGGGCGCCTTCGCGGCCGACTACCTGTACAACCAGGCCAAGATCAAGAAGGTCTACCTGATCGACGATCAGAAGACCTACGGCGCCGGCCTCGCTGCCTCCTTCAAGACGAACTTCACCAAGTTCGGCGGCAAGATCGTGGGCACCGACCACATCAACCCCGACGACCGTGACTTCAACGCCGTGGTCGCCAAGATCAAGAAGACCGGCGCCGAGGCCCTCTACTACGGCGGCGAGTACCCGGCCGCCGGCCCGCTGAGCCAGCAGCTCAAGGACAGCGGCCAGAACATCCCGCTCATGGGCGGCGACGGCATCTACTCCGGCGAGTTCCCGAAGCTGAACAAGAAGGCCGAGGGCGACCTCGCCACCTCCGTGGGCAAGCCGGTCGAGCAGCTCGACTCCGCCAAGACGTTCATCAAGGACTACGAGGCAGGCGGCTACGAGGACGCCTACGAGGCGTACGGCGGCCTCACCTACGACGCCACCTGGTCGATCATCGAGGCCGTCAAGCTGGCGGTCGAGGGCAACGACGGCAAGGTCCCGTCCGACGGCCGCAAGGCGGTCCTGGACGCCATGGCGAAGGTCAAGTTCGACGGCGTCACCGGCACCATCTCCTTCGACGAGTTCGGTGACACCACGAACCACACGATGACCGCGTACAAGGTCAAGAGCAACGCGTGGGCGCCCGTGTTCAGCGGCGAGCCCAAGCTGGGCTGA
- a CDS encoding branched-chain amino acid ABC transporter permease has product MNELPQQLANGLILGAMYGLIAIGYTMVYGIVQLINFAHGEIFMVGGFGALTVWLVLPEGFGLGAAVPLMIIGGVLVSVAIGTAAERFAYRPLRTAPRLAPLITAIGLSIVLQQAVWMWYPDAKKDHPFPQFHGGPIEILGANIQRGDLFVLIAAPLCMLALGLFVTKTRSGRGMQATAQDPDTAKLMGINTDRIIVMAFAIGAAFAAVAAVAYGLKNGQVGFRMGFLMGLKAFTAAVLGGIGNIYGAMLGGIVLGVAESLATGYVGDIPGMDLFGGGAWKDVWAFALLILVLLFRPQGLLGERVADRA; this is encoded by the coding sequence GTGAACGAACTGCCGCAACAGCTGGCCAATGGACTCATCCTCGGCGCGATGTACGGACTCATCGCGATCGGCTACACGATGGTCTACGGCATCGTCCAGCTCATCAACTTCGCCCACGGCGAGATCTTCATGGTCGGGGGCTTCGGGGCCCTCACCGTCTGGTTGGTACTCCCCGAGGGCTTCGGCCTCGGGGCAGCAGTCCCCCTCATGATCATCGGCGGCGTCCTCGTATCGGTCGCCATCGGCACCGCGGCGGAACGCTTCGCCTACCGGCCACTGCGCACCGCGCCACGGCTGGCACCCCTCATCACCGCCATCGGCCTGTCCATCGTCCTGCAGCAGGCCGTGTGGATGTGGTACCCGGACGCGAAGAAGGACCACCCCTTCCCGCAGTTCCACGGCGGTCCCATCGAAATACTCGGCGCCAACATCCAGCGCGGTGACCTCTTCGTCCTCATAGCCGCCCCGCTGTGCATGCTCGCCCTCGGCCTGTTCGTCACCAAGACGCGCTCCGGCCGCGGCATGCAGGCCACCGCTCAGGACCCGGACACGGCCAAGCTGATGGGCATCAACACCGACCGCATCATCGTCATGGCGTTCGCCATCGGTGCCGCGTTCGCCGCCGTCGCCGCCGTCGCCTATGGCCTGAAGAACGGCCAGGTCGGCTTCCGCATGGGCTTCCTGATGGGCCTCAAGGCCTTCACGGCGGCCGTGCTCGGCGGTATCGGCAACATCTACGGCGCCATGCTCGGCGGCATCGTCCTCGGCGTCGCCGAGTCCCTCGCCACCGGCTACGTCGGCGACATCCCCGGCATGGACCTCTTCGGCGGCGGCGCCTGGAAGGACGTGTGGGCGTTCGCTCTGCTCATCCTCGTACTGCTGTTCAGGCCACAAGGTCTGCTCGGCGAACGCGTCGCGGATCGGGCGTGA